Proteins co-encoded in one Streptomyces sp. NBC_01283 genomic window:
- a CDS encoding LysR family substrate-binding domain-containing protein, giving the protein MTDSQATPSFRLAYVPGVTPTKWVRIWNERLPDVPLTLVAVSPGEAFELLRDGGADAGFVRLPVDRTDLSAIPLYTETTVVVIPKDHVIAAVDEVTVEDLADEILLHPLDDTLPWESLPGQPANERPATTADAIELVAAGIGVLAVPQSLARLHHRKDLTYRPLTEAPESRVALSWPEDATTDLVEDFIGIVRGRTVNSSRGRSQTPAAGSAAGSDQSKRKSPDKGGARRKPTAGTAGKPAGKSGKPTGKAGKNARGGSGGTPKGAKRGKPRRRP; this is encoded by the coding sequence GTGACAGACTCGCAGGCAACCCCTTCTTTCAGGCTCGCGTACGTCCCGGGGGTGACACCCACCAAATGGGTGCGGATCTGGAACGAGCGGCTGCCCGATGTGCCGCTGACCCTCGTGGCGGTGTCCCCCGGCGAGGCTTTCGAGCTCCTGCGCGACGGCGGCGCCGACGCCGGTTTCGTACGACTGCCGGTCGACCGTACGGACCTCAGCGCGATCCCCCTCTATACCGAGACGACGGTCGTGGTGATCCCCAAGGACCACGTCATCGCGGCGGTCGACGAAGTGACAGTCGAGGACCTGGCCGACGAGATCCTCCTGCACCCCCTCGACGACACACTGCCGTGGGAGAGCCTGCCCGGACAGCCCGCGAACGAGCGCCCCGCCACGACGGCCGACGCCATCGAGCTGGTGGCGGCGGGCATCGGCGTCCTCGCCGTCCCCCAGTCGCTCGCCCGCCTGCACCACCGCAAGGACCTCACCTACCGGCCGCTCACGGAAGCCCCCGAATCACGGGTCGCGCTGTCCTGGCCGGAGGACGCCACCACGGACCTGGTGGAGGACTTCATCGGGATCGTGCGAGGGCGCACCGTCAACAGCTCACGTGGCCGCTCCCAGACGCCCGCGGCCGGGTCGGCAGCGGGCTCGGACCAGTCGAAGCGGAAGAGCCCCGACAAGGGCGGCGCCAGGCGCAAGCCCACGGCGGGCACGGCGGGCAAGCCCGCCGGGAAGTCCGGAAAGCCGACCGGTAAGGCGGGCAAGAACGCGCGCGGCGGTTCCGGCGGCACCCCGAAGGGCGCCAAGCGGGGCAAGCCCCGCCGCCGGCCGTAG
- a CDS encoding YdcF family protein, with protein sequence MLLYAPAILLFLVFCVRVARERRKFSNAVILGLAALCALAAWLFQLVRSGSASGQAVAWALLVLGALSILVLTCFLFSNSLQMVRKEGRSPTNLLSLVAALAILAVVALVIMAVAVRTPVWVGVGTAAGGLAAYLAFLFLCFVCYAFLYGRLRVHRKADFVVVLGSGLVGGSTVPPLLASRLRRAHSVHARLAERGDAPVLITSGGQGPDEDVPESHAMADDLIAHGFPAGLIEREDRSTTTDENLRFSKAIMEKTKPDYRCVIVTNNYHAFRAALTARRAGIRGQVVGSPTAAYFWPTATIREFAAVLVAYKRTNVAICLLFVLGGVLAWWAQRNGTG encoded by the coding sequence ATGTTGCTCTACGCCCCGGCAATACTCCTCTTCCTCGTCTTCTGCGTGCGCGTGGCGCGCGAGCGCAGGAAGTTCAGCAATGCCGTGATCCTGGGCCTCGCCGCGCTCTGTGCCCTCGCGGCCTGGCTGTTCCAACTGGTCAGGTCCGGCTCGGCATCGGGTCAGGCCGTGGCGTGGGCGCTGCTGGTGCTCGGCGCGCTGAGCATCCTCGTACTGACGTGCTTCCTCTTCTCCAACAGTCTGCAGATGGTGCGCAAGGAGGGCAGGAGCCCGACCAACCTGCTGTCGCTGGTCGCCGCGTTGGCCATCCTCGCGGTCGTGGCACTGGTGATCATGGCGGTGGCCGTACGGACGCCGGTGTGGGTCGGGGTGGGCACGGCCGCCGGCGGGCTAGCCGCCTATCTCGCGTTCCTGTTCCTCTGTTTCGTCTGTTACGCGTTCCTCTACGGGCGGCTGCGGGTGCACCGCAAGGCCGACTTCGTGGTCGTGCTCGGCTCCGGGCTCGTCGGCGGGTCCACCGTGCCTCCGCTCCTCGCCAGTCGTCTCCGGCGGGCGCACTCGGTACACGCACGCCTCGCCGAGCGGGGCGATGCGCCGGTGCTCATCACGTCGGGGGGCCAGGGGCCGGACGAAGACGTGCCGGAGTCCCACGCGATGGCCGACGATCTGATCGCCCACGGATTTCCCGCCGGCCTGATCGAGCGGGAGGACCGTTCGACGACGACCGACGAGAATCTGCGGTTCAGCAAGGCGATCATGGAGAAGACGAAGCCGGACTACCGGTGCGTCATCGTCACGAACAACTACCACGCCTTCCGTGCCGCCCTCACCGCCCGGCGGGCCGGGATCAGGGGCCAGGTCGTGGGCTCACCCACAGCCGCGTACTTCTGGCCCACCGCGACCATCCGTGAGTTCGCCGCGGTCCTCGTCGCCTACAAGCGGACCAACGTGGCCATCTGCCTGCTGTTCGTCCTCGGCGGGGTGCTCGCCTGGTGGGCGCAGCGGAACGGCACCGGGTGA